The Psychroflexus sp. ALD_RP9 region AAACGATCTCTTCTATTTGGACCAATCCAACAAAAATCGGCTGTAGTTGATAAGCTAGCATCAAATAAATAAACTTTATAAACCAATTCAAGTTGAAAAACTTCAGCTGATACTAAATCCCGAACAAGAAAATCAAATTCACCTAAGGTTTGCTTCTGTGTAATGATTTGAAGGCTATGAGCAATCGCTTCATATTGCTCAGACTGTTGTAATGCTTCAAGCATAAAAAGTTCGGCTCTTTTACCTATAAATTTCTGATTGGTTTCAAATTGAGGTGATAAAGAATAATTGTCGGGTTTAAAATCAAAAACCCTGATGTTTTTAATAAAATCATCAGGGTTTTTAACAAGCAAAGGTGTTTTAAAAAAAGCTTTATATTGGTCTATAATTTTCATTAAATCACATCTAGCGCAATGTCTATCATTTTAGAAAAGGTAGTTTCACGATCTTCGGCACTAGTAACTTCACCTGTAACGAGTGAATCAGAAATTGTTAAAATAGCGAGTGCTTCTACTCCAAATTTTGCTGCGATTGAATATAGAGCAGCTGCCTCCATCTCGACACACAAAACATTGTAAGCAGCCCACTTTTTATAATCGTCTTTTTGATCTGTATAAAACAAATCTGACGATAAAACATTACCTGCTTTTATTTGAATTGATCTGCTTTTGGCAGCTTCAACTGCTTTTTGAAATAAATTAAAGCTCGCTGTTGGAGCAAAATCGCCACCATCAAACCTACTTCGGTTGATAGCTGAATTTGTTGAAGCAGACATTGCTAAAACAACATCTCTTAAAGCAACATCTTCTTGCATTGAGCCAGCACTTCCGACGCGAATTAATTTTTTTGCATCATAATCATTTATCAATTCGTGAGCATAAATACTAAATGAAGGTAAACCCATGCCTGTACCTTGAACCGAAACTTTTTTCCCTTTGTAAGTTCCCGTATAACCAAACATATTTCTAACGT contains the following coding sequences:
- the deoD gene encoding purine-nucleoside phosphorylase, with protein sequence MSLHIKAQTNEIADTVLLPGDPLRAKWIAETYFENPKCYNDVRNMFGYTGTYKGKKVSVQGTGMGLPSFSIYAHELINDYDAKKLIRVGSAGSMQEDVALRDVVLAMSASTNSAINRSRFDGGDFAPTASFNLFQKAVEAAKSRSIQIKAGNVLSSDLFYTDQKDDYKKWAAYNVLCVEMEAAALYSIAAKFGVEALAILTISDSLVTGEVTSAEDRETTFSKMIDIALDVI